TCGTCGCGGAAGTCAAACGGATGCAGGATCTGCACACCTGTCCCTACTGCTACCGGATGCTCTATTGGGAAGGCGATCCCGCAACGGAGACCGCGACGCCTGTTCAGGAAAAGGTTCAGGACTTGGAAGTCGGCGAATCCGCGTAATTCCCGCCCAGGATTTGCTTCGTGGTTTTGAAGTGCAGTTTGGCCACGGTCCCCAACCGTTCCGGCCCATGTTTTTTCACCACCATTTTCGCGGCGAGTTCCACGGCCGGTGATGCGCCTTTCGGCAACGTCGTCTTGACGTCCTGAGAGAGCCGGTTCAAGCGCGAGAGGAATTCGGCACGCGCCACCACCGATGCGGCGGCTACGGCGAGATCCGCCTCGGCTTTGGTGCGTTGGACCAAGCGTATCTGTTTGCCCTTTTCCTGAAGCGCCCGCAGGATCAAGGCTTCGTCACCGAACTGATCTGCAATCGCCAGCGAGCACTCCACCTGCCCGAGCAGGTTTTCCAACGCTTTGGCATGGCCCCATGCCAACAAGCGATTGAGATTGCGGATCTTGGCGTAGAGTTCGTTGTACCGTTGCGGGCCGATCGCGACGATACTGTGCGGGCAGAGCCGGCGAATCTCGGGCGCAAGTTCTTGGATTCGCCCGTCGGAAATCTTCTTGCTGTCGCGAACCTGCATCAACGACAGGTCCCGCTGCGTTGCTTG
This region of Nitrospiraceae bacterium genomic DNA includes:
- the rnhC gene encoding ribonuclease HIII — encoded protein: MVALDDFSTLDRIGIDESGKGDYFGPLVVAAVFVTQATQRDLSLMQVRDSKKISDGRIQELAPEIRRLCPHSIVAIGPQRYNELYAKIRNLNRLLAWGHAKALENLLGQVECSLAIADQFGDEALILRALQEKGKQIRLVQRTKAEADLAVAAASVVARAEFLSRLNRLSQDVKTTLPKGASPAVELAAKMVVKKHGPERLGTVAKLHFKTTKQILGGNYADSPTSKS